The Caulifigura coniformis genome includes a region encoding these proteins:
- a CDS encoding prolipoprotein diacylglyceryl transferase — translation MRQTLFQISFSEPWTFWTPNPTTGWPEIGMIWVWMFVMAAYSAFDFWRLRGAAERPSLVKAVVWCLAGIPLGLLLKEVLHGKSLPVFGYGFLVMLGFLTAVITAQPRFQKVGLDPEMTWDAGMWLLIGGVVGGRLFYLVQYRDQVYQGVSSISDAVFATINLTAGGLVLIGALVGGGAGFVAFCRARKLSFPDVADAATPSMFLGIGFGRIGCLMNGCCFGDRCELPWGITFSNGSVPFRILKERGFVAANAPFTMPLHPTQIYSAIDGFLLAIVTAVLFAERRWKGEVFGWGCVIYSVTRFLIEFLRGDEMGQFGTGLTISQLYSIGIFALGTTMLVWGGRRAGTVASPAVST, via the coding sequence ATGCGCCAGACACTGTTCCAGATCTCCTTCAGCGAGCCGTGGACGTTCTGGACCCCTAACCCCACGACGGGCTGGCCCGAGATCGGCATGATCTGGGTCTGGATGTTCGTGATGGCGGCCTACTCGGCGTTCGATTTCTGGAGGCTGCGCGGCGCGGCCGAAAGACCGTCACTGGTGAAAGCAGTGGTGTGGTGCCTGGCGGGGATTCCGCTGGGATTGCTGCTGAAGGAAGTTCTGCACGGCAAATCGCTGCCGGTGTTCGGGTACGGATTCCTCGTGATGCTCGGATTTCTGACGGCCGTCATCACCGCGCAGCCCCGCTTCCAGAAAGTCGGCCTCGATCCCGAGATGACCTGGGACGCCGGGATGTGGCTGCTGATCGGGGGCGTTGTCGGCGGCCGCCTGTTCTACCTCGTCCAGTACAGGGACCAGGTGTACCAGGGCGTGAGTTCGATCTCAGACGCCGTCTTCGCGACGATCAACCTGACGGCCGGAGGACTCGTCCTGATCGGGGCGCTCGTCGGAGGCGGAGCGGGATTTGTCGCCTTCTGCCGCGCGCGGAAACTGTCGTTCCCCGATGTGGCCGATGCGGCGACGCCTTCCATGTTTCTCGGGATCGGTTTCGGTCGGATCGGCTGCCTCATGAACGGCTGCTGCTTCGGCGACCGCTGCGAGCTTCCCTGGGGGATTACGTTCTCGAACGGGAGCGTGCCGTTCCGGATCCTGAAGGAACGCGGGTTCGTGGCGGCGAATGCTCCGTTCACGATGCCCCTGCATCCCACCCAGATCTACAGCGCGATCGACGGATTTCTGCTCGCGATCGTCACGGCCGTGCTCTTCGCCGAGCGTCGCTGGAAGGGAGAGGTTTTCGGGTGGGGCTGCGTGATCTATTCCGTCACGCGGTTTCTCATCGAGTTCCTGCGCGGCGACGAGATGGGGCAATTCGGAACCGGCCTGACGATTTCACAGCTCTATTCGATCGGCATCTTTGCGCTGGGGACGACGATGCTGGTGTGGGGAGGACGCAGGGCGGGTACAGTGGCCAGTCCCGCTGTCTCGACCTGA